The Amycolatopsis mongoliensis genome includes a window with the following:
- a CDS encoding class I SAM-dependent methyltransferase, protein MSQTIGWNNFVDTQAQAEHRRLRLLEESFDPFSFRQLENLGVRTGWQCLEVGAGAGSVAARMAELAGPENVVATDLSLAFLGPLADLGVTVLHHDVTTDDAPGEFDVIHTRFVLEHLPGRDAVIERLSSWLKPGGWLLIEIGTTLPELSSHPATRETMAALARVMADRVGTAPEWARTLPVPLEAAGLVDCAAEGVVMPARGGQPLAGWLKNTTKLVEEHALATGLVTRELLDEAYAVYENSSFVDYSWMTVGARGRRS, encoded by the coding sequence ATGTCGCAGACCATCGGCTGGAACAACTTCGTCGACACCCAGGCGCAGGCCGAGCACCGCCGGCTTCGCCTGCTGGAGGAGAGCTTCGATCCGTTCAGCTTCCGGCAGCTCGAAAACCTCGGGGTGCGGACGGGGTGGCAGTGCCTGGAGGTCGGCGCCGGAGCGGGCTCGGTGGCAGCCAGGATGGCCGAGCTGGCCGGCCCGGAGAACGTGGTGGCGACGGACCTCAGCCTCGCGTTCCTCGGACCGCTCGCCGACCTCGGGGTGACCGTGCTGCACCACGACGTCACCACGGACGACGCGCCCGGCGAGTTCGACGTCATCCACACCCGGTTCGTGCTGGAACACCTGCCCGGGCGCGACGCCGTGATCGAGCGGTTGTCGTCGTGGCTCAAGCCCGGCGGCTGGCTGCTCATCGAGATCGGCACCACGCTGCCCGAGCTGTCCTCGCACCCGGCGACCCGGGAGACCATGGCGGCGCTCGCGCGCGTCATGGCGGACCGGGTCGGCACCGCCCCGGAGTGGGCCCGCACCCTGCCGGTCCCGCTGGAGGCGGCCGGCCTGGTCGACTGCGCCGCGGAGGGCGTGGTCATGCCGGCGCGGGGCGGGCAGCCGCTGGCGGGCTGGCTCAAGAACACGACGAAGCTCGTCGAGGAGCACGCGCTCGCCACCGGCCTGGTCACCCGGGAGCTGCTCGACGAGGCGTACGCGGTGTACGAGAACTCATCCTTTGTGGACTACTCCTGGATGACCGTCGGGGCGCGCGGCCGCCGGAGCTGA
- a CDS encoding non-ribosomal peptide synthetase translates to MTDLALPVNAARSRGIGLLEAVVERWAAERPTVTACSAPDGVLDFAGLAERTTAIAGALAAAGAGPGTTVALTTGRSRLAVASLLAVWRLGATAAPLDERHPAARTAEVLDGAGVSLILGQRPPGAPADLSVLDPESARGGLFAAAGGEIAYLIHTSGSAGQPKGVEVTYEGLETVLGAMSTIRIGPGGLGVNPLSPAFDGWLWCVLLHLLNGIGTAILDLADDGEHVDLADRIAAIAPRTASLTPSLLASCADALAGAEVVVVAGEHCPRGLLEVLLARHRVLNVYGPTEATIAATCADSARGDDVTTIGRPLPGYLARVLDDDLRPVPAGTRGELCLGGTALARGYRGDPDLTARRFVTVDGERLFRTGDEVLARPDGHLEFLGRLDTQVKVRGFRIELGEVERVVEQLPAVLAATAFVRTGGGTLGVAAVLADGHDPDAGALLVREHCRTFLPEHMLPSTVDFLPVLPCTDRGKVDREALALAADAARPAGRAPATVREHEVCAVFAEVLDQPVTDVAADFFELGGHSLLAARMVAALRKRTGLRASIPLLLGNPNPAALAAELDRLAEVSA, encoded by the coding sequence ATGACGGATCTCGCGTTGCCGGTGAACGCCGCCCGAAGCAGGGGCATCGGATTGCTGGAGGCCGTGGTCGAACGGTGGGCGGCCGAGCGGCCCACCGTCACGGCGTGCTCCGCGCCGGACGGCGTGCTCGACTTCGCCGGCCTGGCCGAGCGGACGACGGCGATCGCCGGTGCGTTGGCGGCCGCCGGAGCGGGGCCGGGCACCACGGTCGCGCTGACCACCGGACGATCCCGGCTTGCCGTGGCGAGCCTGCTCGCCGTGTGGCGCCTCGGCGCGACGGCGGCACCGCTGGACGAGCGGCACCCGGCCGCCCGGACCGCCGAGGTGCTCGACGGCGCCGGCGTGTCACTGATCCTCGGGCAGCGGCCTCCGGGCGCGCCGGCCGACCTGTCCGTGCTCGACCCGGAGAGCGCCCGGGGCGGGCTTTTCGCCGCGGCCGGGGGTGAGATCGCCTATCTCATCCACACCTCGGGCAGCGCGGGGCAGCCGAAGGGCGTCGAGGTCACCTACGAAGGCCTGGAAACGGTGCTGGGTGCGATGAGCACCATCCGCATCGGGCCGGGTGGCCTGGGGGTCAACCCCCTCTCGCCCGCGTTCGACGGCTGGCTCTGGTGCGTGCTGTTGCACCTGTTGAACGGTATCGGCACGGCGATCCTCGACCTCGCCGACGACGGCGAGCACGTCGACCTCGCCGACCGGATCGCCGCGATCGCGCCGCGCACGGCCAGCCTCACGCCCTCCCTGCTGGCCTCCTGCGCCGACGCGCTCGCCGGTGCCGAGGTCGTCGTGGTCGCCGGGGAACACTGCCCGCGCGGACTGCTCGAGGTGCTGCTGGCCCGGCACCGGGTGCTGAACGTCTACGGCCCCACCGAGGCCACGATCGCCGCGACCTGCGCCGACAGCGCCCGCGGCGACGACGTCACGACCATCGGGCGCCCGCTGCCCGGATACCTGGCCCGGGTGCTCGACGACGACCTGCGGCCGGTGCCCGCGGGCACCCGCGGCGAGCTGTGCCTCGGCGGGACCGCGCTCGCCAGGGGCTACCGCGGCGACCCGGACCTCACCGCGCGCCGGTTCGTCACGGTGGACGGGGAACGGCTGTTCCGCACCGGCGACGAGGTGCTCGCCCGCCCGGACGGGCACCTCGAGTTCCTCGGCCGGCTCGACACCCAGGTCAAGGTGCGCGGGTTCCGGATCGAGCTCGGCGAGGTCGAGCGGGTCGTGGAGCAGCTGCCGGCCGTGCTCGCGGCCACGGCGTTCGTCCGGACCGGGGGCGGCACCCTCGGCGTCGCCGCCGTGCTCGCCGACGGGCACGACCCGGATGCCGGCGCCCTGCTCGTGCGGGAGCACTGCCGGACCTTCCTGCCCGAGCACATGCTCCCGTCCACAGTGGACTTCCTGCCCGTGCTGCCCTGCACCGACCGCGGCAAAGTCGACCGGGAGGCGCTCGCGCTGGCCGCCGACGCGGCGCGGCCCGCGGGCCGCGCGCCGGCCACCGTCCGCGAACACGAGGTCTGCGCCGTCTTCGCCGAGGTGCTGGACCAGCCGGTGACCGACGTGGCCGCCGATTTCTTCGAGCTCGGCGGGCACTCGCTGCTCGCCGCGCGGATGGTCGCCGCGCTGCGCAAGCGAACCGGGCTGCGGGCGTCGATCCCGTTGCTGCTGGGCAACCCCAACCCGGCCGCGCTGGCCGCGGAGCTGGACCGGCTCGCGGAGGTGTCCGCTTGA
- a CDS encoding thioesterase II family protein: MSGWVVPWHPSPAGRPTLVCAPPGGAGCSRFRGWQARLGLAVSVVGVQLPGRENRFAEEHPATFAEAVAAVAADLAELRAGAPLVIVGESFGGLLAYELARAAGPDALVLAATEPPGNRSAAEHLVIDEQILRDLFVSGPPELRDLDEDSQEFLLDVLRRDDKLADTHVLAERFQVDCPIHAWSGDLDAVVPGHLLDGWAGYSTAGTTRRSFAGTHTFLTDLADETVPALGSLLC, translated from the coding sequence TTGAGCGGCTGGGTGGTGCCGTGGCACCCGTCTCCCGCCGGCCGCCCGACCCTGGTCTGCGCGCCGCCCGGTGGCGCCGGCTGCAGCCGCTTCCGCGGCTGGCAGGCCCGGCTCGGGCTGGCCGTTTCGGTGGTCGGCGTGCAGCTGCCCGGGCGGGAGAACCGATTCGCCGAGGAGCATCCGGCGACCTTCGCCGAGGCCGTCGCCGCCGTCGCCGCGGACCTTGCGGAACTCCGGGCAGGCGCGCCGCTCGTCATCGTCGGCGAGAGTTTCGGCGGTCTGCTCGCCTACGAGCTCGCGCGGGCGGCCGGTCCGGACGCGCTGGTGCTCGCCGCGACCGAACCGCCGGGCAATCGGTCGGCCGCCGAGCACCTGGTCATCGACGAGCAGATCCTGCGCGACCTGTTCGTCTCCGGCCCGCCCGAACTCCGCGACCTCGACGAGGACAGCCAGGAGTTCCTGCTCGACGTGCTGCGCCGGGACGACAAGCTCGCCGACACCCACGTGCTCGCCGAACGGTTCCAGGTGGACTGCCCGATCCACGCCTGGTCCGGCGACCTGGACGCGGTGGTGCCCGGGCACCTGCTCGACGGCTGGGCCGGCTACAGCACCGCCGGCACCACGCGGCGGTCCTTCGCCGGAACCCACACCTTCCTGACCGACCTCGCGGACGAGACCGTGCCCGCACTGGGGAGCCTGCTGTGCTGA
- a CDS encoding cytochrome P450 produces MDLTDDLSFAGTEFWPHFAWLREHDPVSRHPDSRGGFWVVTRYADVLSVYRDAAGFSSRHGMRLGTNPTAVDAVTGQMLIVSDQPDHAQLKTVLAKGFSPAAIPHAEDLVRTVVRGLLDDALAAGEVDLVETARRLPTRVVCALMGVPREEWDWLGGTMNDAFEGADEQSRLAAHAEIFLYFSELVLDRRDNPGDDFVSRIAADRRSTADGTKRPLTDTEIVVNCNGVLAGGNETTRYSAAGAVLALIEHPDQWAALRTDRALLPSAVEEVLRWTTPGVHVLRTATAPTTIGGVDIAAGDRVTLWNVSANRDDAEFGDAGRFRVDRTPNRHLAFGGGRHQCLGARLARLELTVFLEELLNRVATVDIVGEPRYTASNFTWGVRELPVRLHSA; encoded by the coding sequence ATGGACCTGACCGACGACCTGAGCTTCGCCGGCACCGAGTTCTGGCCGCACTTCGCGTGGCTGCGCGAGCACGATCCGGTGAGCCGGCACCCCGACTCCCGTGGCGGCTTCTGGGTGGTCACCCGGTATGCCGACGTGCTGTCGGTCTACCGCGACGCGGCCGGGTTCAGCTCCCGGCACGGGATGCGGCTGGGCACCAACCCGACCGCGGTGGACGCCGTGACCGGGCAGATGCTGATCGTCTCCGACCAGCCGGACCACGCGCAGCTGAAAACGGTGCTGGCCAAGGGTTTCTCGCCCGCCGCGATCCCGCACGCGGAGGACCTGGTGCGCACCGTCGTGCGCGGCCTGCTCGACGACGCACTCGCCGCGGGCGAGGTGGACCTCGTGGAGACCGCGCGCCGGCTGCCGACTCGCGTGGTGTGCGCGCTGATGGGCGTGCCGCGGGAGGAGTGGGACTGGCTCGGCGGCACGATGAACGACGCCTTCGAGGGCGCGGACGAGCAGAGCAGGCTCGCCGCGCACGCGGAGATCTTCCTGTACTTCTCGGAACTGGTGCTCGACCGCCGGGACAACCCGGGCGACGACTTCGTCAGCCGGATCGCCGCCGACCGGCGGTCCACAGCGGACGGTACGAAGCGGCCGCTGACCGACACCGAGATCGTGGTGAACTGCAACGGCGTCCTCGCGGGCGGCAACGAGACCACTCGCTACTCCGCGGCCGGCGCCGTGCTCGCCCTGATCGAGCACCCGGACCAGTGGGCCGCGCTGCGCACCGACCGCGCGCTGCTGCCGAGCGCGGTCGAGGAGGTCCTGCGCTGGACCACCCCCGGCGTGCACGTGCTGCGCACCGCGACCGCGCCCACCACGATCGGCGGCGTCGACATCGCCGCGGGCGACCGGGTGACCCTGTGGAACGTCTCGGCCAACCGGGACGACGCCGAGTTCGGCGACGCCGGCCGCTTCCGGGTGGACCGCACACCCAACCGCCACCTCGCCTTCGGCGGCGGCCGCCACCAGTGCCTGGGGGCGCGCCTCGCCCGCCTGGAACTGACGGTGTTCCTGGAGGAACTGCTGAACCGCGTGGCCACCGTGGACATCGTGGGCGAACCCCGCTACACGGCGTCGAACTTCACCTGGGGTGTGCGCGAACTGCCGGTGCGCCTGCACTCCGCTTGA